GAGGAAATCGAAGAGTTGATCGTCGGCCTGCAAACCGGCACCCAGCAAGTCGCAACCATCATGGACAACAGCCGCAGCCTGACCGACAGCAGCGTCGAGCTGACTCGCCGCGCCGGTGGTTCGCTGGAAAGCATCACCCGCACGGTGTCGGCGATTCAGTCGATGAACCAACAGATCGCTGCAGCGGCCGAGCAGCAGAGCGCCGTGGCCGAAGAGATCAACCGCAGCGTGCTGAACGTGCGCGACGTGTCCGAGCAGACCTCGGCGGCGAGCGAAGAGACCGCGGCGTCGAGCGTTGAGCTGGCACGATTGGGCACGCATTTGCAGATGCTGGTGGGCAAGTTCAAGGTTTGAAACCGCGTCGCGCCGTTCGCGGGCAAGCCTCGCTCCTACAGGGTTGTGTGTACCGCGTAATTGCGTAACACCTCAAAACTGTAGGAGCGAGGCTTGCCCGCGAAGGCGTCAGAACAGACGCCGAAGCTACAAAACCTGGCGCAAAAACGCCTGCGCCCGCGGATCCTTCGGCGCATCGAAGAACTCCGCTGGCGCGGCATCTTCCAGCAATTTACCGTGATCGAAGAACAGCACCCGATCCGCCACTTCCCGCGCGAAACCCATTTCATGCGTCACGCAGACCATGGTCATGCCTTCCACGGCCAGGGTTTTCATCACGTCCAGCACTTCGCCGACCATTTCCGGATCGAGCGCCGACGTCGGCTCATCAAACAGCATGACCTTCGGCTCCATCGCCAACGCCCGGGCAATCGCCACGCGTTGTTGCTGGCCGCCGGACAGGCGCGATGGAAACTCATCGGCCTTCTGCGCGATGCCAACCTTTTCCAACAGCGCCAAGGCCTTGGCCTCGCGCTCCTTTTTACCGCGCTTGCGCACGACTTTCTGCGCGAGGCAGAGGTTTTCCAGCACGGTCATGTGCGGGAACAGATTGAAATGCTGGAACACCATGCCGACTTCCCGGCGGTAGGCGTTGACGTCGGTTTTCGGGTCGGCCAGTTGCAGACCGTCGATGCTCACCGAGCCCGAATCGAATTCTTCCAGGCCATTCAGGCAGCGCAGGAAAGTCGATTTGCCGGAACCGGACGGGCCGATCACCACCAGCACTTCGCCCCTGGCCACGTGCGTCGACACGTTATCCACCGCGCGCACCACTTGGCCACGAGTGTCGAAGACTTTTACCAGATCGCGGACTTCAATCACTTTGCGCGAGCCTCCGCTCAAGCCGGCTGGCGATTTTCGACAGCGGCAGGTTGATCAACAGGTACAACCCGGCCACGCAGAACAGGATTTCGAACGGCGAGAACGAGGTGGTGATGACTTCGCGACCGCTTTTCAGCAGCTCGGTAATCGCGATCACCGACACCAGCGACGTGTCTTTGACCAGACTGATGAACTGCCCGGCCAGCGGCGGCAACACGCGTTTCAGCGCTTGCGGCAACACCACGTGACGCATCGACTGGCCGGCGCTCAGGCCCAGCGAGCGCGCCGCTTCGTTCTGCCCACGGGCGATCGACTGCACGCCCGAACGAATAATCTCGGCGACGTAAGCACCGGTGAACAGCGACAGCGCGGCGATCCCGGCGAACTCGCGGGACAGGTTCATCACGGTGCCTATGAAAAAGTAGAAAATGAAGATCTGCACCAGCAGCGGCGTGCCGCGCACCAGTTCGACATAAATGGTCGAGAGATCGCGCAGGGTCGGGTTGCTGGATAGGCGGCAGAGGCCGGTGACCAGGCCAATCAGCAAACCAAGCACGCCCGAGACCACCGATAACCACAACGTCGTCCACAGCCCCCACAACAGCGGTCCGGCGGCCCAATGCCGGGTCACGCCGACGACGTCGCCCTCCGCAACGTCATCGCCCTGAGCCACTTGCAGGCTGTTTTCGTCGACCGTCAGGTGTTGTTCGTCGCCGGCGTCGTTGCGCAGGGTGACGTCGGCCTTGTCGCCCTTGCGCACCAGTTCGCTGACGGTCGAGATGTCGGCGGCGCGCTGGGATTCTTCGGCGTGATAGGCGAAGTATTGCGGCACGCGGTTCCAGCGCCATTCGTAGGACATCAGCGAGGTGGCGTAATACAGCGCGCCGGCCAGGCCGATCAGCACCAGCACCGTCAGCAGGTGCCAGGGCCACAGGGCTTTTTTCTGTTTCATTGCAGGACTCTCAGATTCGCTCGTTCCCACGCAGAGCGTGAGAACGATCAGCGGTAAGGCTTATTCCATGTCCTTGAGCCAAGCGGTGTCTTTGAACCACTTGTCATGGATGCGATCGTAGGTGCCGTCTTCGTGGATCTGGTGCAGGAAGTTGTTGATGAAGTTGAGGCTGTCGTAATCGCCCTTCTTCAGGCCGAAGGCCAATGGCTCGTAGGTGAACGGCTTGTCGAGAAACACCAGTTTGCCGGCGCCGACCTTGTTCACTGCGACGACGTTGTACGGCGCGTCGTAGATGAACGCATCGGCCTTGCCGTTGACCACGTCGAGCACGGCTTCCTGCTCGTTGTCGTAGCCGTGGTACTTGGCTTTGGAGATCAGTTTTTTCGCGACCATTTCGCCGGTAGTGCCGAGCTTGGAGGTGATGCGGTACTGGTCGGTGTTCAGGTCTTTGTAGGTCTTGATGGTGCCTTCCAGCTCCTTGCGGATCAGCAAGGTCTGGCCGACAACGATGAACGGTTCGCTGAAGTTCAGGCGCAGGTTGCGTTCCTGGGTCAGGGTCATGCCGCTGCCGATCATGTCGAACTTGTCGGTCATCAGCGCCGGGATGATGCCGTCGTAGGCGGTGGAGACCAGCTCCAGTTTCACGCCCATGGCTTTGCTCATGGCTTTGAGGATGTCGACTTCGAAACCGATGATCTCGCCGCGCTTGTTGGTCATTTCGAACGGCATGTAGGTCGGGTCCATGCCGACTTTCAGCGTGCCGCGCTTGACCGCGTCATCGATGGCACCGGCCTGCGCCGCGTTGACTGCAACCAATGCCGTGACGCCGACCAGCAGCATCGAGAGATACTTCTTCATCATCAAGTCCCCAAAACCATTGCGTTGTGAGGCGCGCAATCGGCGGATTTCACTAGGAAACCGCTCGATACGGACAGAAATCTGTCCGGGCGCACCAATTCGGGGACGGATGCTAACGCACTGGGGTGTTTGCACAAGTGTTTGGTTGGGATTTGTTGGCTAAGGGGCAGGAAATACCCTGCGGAGGAATGTGGGTGGCTGTTGGTTTTTTTAAACATTCAAGGGCCACCCCTCACCCCAGCCCTCTCCCCATAGGGGAGAGGGGGAAAGGGAGCAGATCGGGGGCTTTTCAGGACCCGAGTTCGACTCGATATCTCAGGTCGATGTATGAAGCAAGACACCTCGGTCAGTCCCCTCGCCCCTCTGGGGAGAGGGGGAAAGGGAGCAGATCGGGGGCTTTTCGAAACCTGAGTTCGGCTCGATATTTCAGGTCGATGTATGACGCAAGACACCTCGGTCAGTCCCCTCGCCCCTTTGGGGAGAGGGTTAGGGAGAGGGGTGGCTCTTGGGGTACACACACATCCAGAACACGCCACAAACAAAAAAAACCCCGCTTTCGCGGGGTTTTTCGTTATGCCAACTGAGGCTGTGCGCTCAGTGGTTTAAGCGGCAGCAGCGGCGCGTGCGGATCGGCTTTCACCGATTGGCGCCAGGCTTGCAGCCACTCGGCGTGACCTTCGTTCCACACCTGCTCATGCAGACGACCCAATGCCACCGGGTCGCTCAGCAGTTGCAGGCGATCATGGTTGTTCAGCCCGGCAGGGCCGACTTTCAACGCATGACGGACGCGTTCGACGCGCAACCACTCGATCGGCTCGGCCTGACCGTGACGCGAAGTCGCCAGCGAGCACGCCAGGGCGTTCTGCTGCGGATCGACCACGGCCCGAACGAAACCGTCGTTCAACGCGTGATAACGGTTTTCGTGGGTGTACTGATCGGTCGCGACCAGAGCCTGCGGCGGATTGTATTCCTCAGGAATCAGGAACAGCTTCGCGTCGCGCGACTTCAGGCCCAGGCCGACACGGCTGGAAATCACCGACACCGGGATCGACAGCATCAGCGAACCGACGATCGGCACCAGCCACCAAAGGAAGCTCGGGTTCAGCCAGATCACCAGCAGCGCCCAGAAGAAGCCCAGCAATGTTTGCGGCCCGTGGCGCTTGACCGCCTCGCTCCATGGCGTCGAGTCGTCGTCACGTTGCGGCGAGTTCCAGGTCGCGGCCCAGCCGAGGAACGCGGCGAGGACGAAACGGGTGTGGAAGATCATCCGCACCGGCGCCAGCAACATCGAGAAGAGCATTTCCAGCAACATCGAAGACGTCACTTTGAACTTGCCGCCGAACTCTTTCGCACCTTTGGCCCAGATCAGGATGATGCTCAGCAACTTCGGCAGGAACAACAGCACGACGGTCGTCGAGAACAGCGCGACGGCTTTGTCCGGATGCCACTGCGGCCACAACGGATACAGCTGTCGCGGCTCCATGAAGTATTGCGGCTCCATCAGCGTGTTCACCGCCAACAGCGCGGTGGACAGCACCAGGAAGAAGAACCACAACGGCGCCGACAAGTAAGACATCACGCCGGTCAGGAACACCGCACGGTGCACCGGGTGCATGCCTTTGACCAGGAACAGCCGGAAGTTCATCAGGTTGCCGTGGCACCAGCGACGGTCACGCTTGAGTTCGTCGAGCAGGTTCGGCGGCAGTTCTTCGTAGCTGCCCGGCAAATCGTAGGCAATCCACACGCCCCAACCGGCACGACGCATCAGCGCGGCTTCGACGAAGTCGTGGGACAGAATCGCCCCGGCAAAAGCACCTTTACCCGGCAACGGCGCGAGGGCGCAGTGCTCGATAAACGGCTTCATGCGGATGATTGCGTTGTGGCCCCAATAGTGCGATTCGCCCAGCTGCCAGAAGTGCAGGCCAGCGGTGAACAGCGGACCGTAAACGCGGGTGGCGAACTGCTGCATCCGCGCATAAAGGGTGTCCATGCCCGACGCACGCGGCGCGGTCTGGATGATCCCGGCGTCCGGCGTGGCTTCCATCAAGCGCACCAGACTGGTCAGGCATTCGCCGCTCATCACGGAGTCCGCGTCGAGCACGACCATGTACTTGTAGTCGCCGCCCCAGCGACGGCAGAAGTCGTCGAGGTTGCCGCTTTTACGTTTCACGCGACGGCGGCGACGACGATAGAAGATCTTGCCGAAGCCCTTGGCTTCGCGGCAGACGTCCAGCCAGGCTTGCTGCTCGGCAACGCAGATATCGGTTTCGTTACTGTCGCTGAGGACGAAGAAGTCGAAACGGTCGAGGTCACCCGTGGCCGCCACCGACTCGAACGTCGCGCGCAAACCGGCGAATACCCGCGGCACGTCTTCGTTGCAGATCGGCATCACCAGTGCGGTGCGTGCGTCCTTGGCAATCGGCTCGTTGCCGGCGCTTTTGCCGGAGATGCGGTATTTATCGTGACCGGTGAGCAACTCGAGGAAGCCCATCAGTGCAGTCCAGAAACCGGCGGAGACCCAGCAGAACAGAATCCCGAACAGAATCAGAATGCTGGTTTGCAGCGCATACGGCAGCACTTGCGTGATGGTTTGCAGGACCGGTTGGTGCAGGACTTCGTTGAGGTCGACGAACGACCAGCCCTGGTACGGCATGATGCCTTTCATGTACCAGCCGGCAACGATGGTCTGGCC
The window above is part of the Pseudomonas prosekii genome. Proteins encoded here:
- a CDS encoding transporter substrate-binding domain-containing protein, giving the protein MKKYLSMLLVGVTALVAVNAAQAGAIDDAVKRGTLKVGMDPTYMPFEMTNKRGEIIGFEVDILKAMSKAMGVKLELVSTAYDGIIPALMTDKFDMIGSGMTLTQERNLRLNFSEPFIVVGQTLLIRKELEGTIKTYKDLNTDQYRITSKLGTTGEMVAKKLISKAKYHGYDNEQEAVLDVVNGKADAFIYDAPYNVVAVNKVGAGKLVFLDKPFTYEPLAFGLKKGDYDSLNFINNFLHQIHEDGTYDRIHDKWFKDTAWLKDME
- the mdoH gene encoding glucans biosynthesis glucosyltransferase MdoH, with amino-acid sequence MSNSQVQPETLSEYLAHLPMTDQQRAELAGCQSFSELHQRLSSSTFDAPAEAAQASVGKRLLLNSAEELEEAEMLAVDASGRVVLKATPPIRRTKVVPEPWRTNILVRGWRRMTGRTNPPAPPKDENVLPAARWRTVGSIRRYILLVLMLGQTIVAGWYMKGIMPYQGWSFVDLNEVLHQPVLQTITQVLPYALQTSILILFGILFCWVSAGFWTALMGFLELLTGHDKYRISGKSAGNEPIAKDARTALVMPICNEDVPRVFAGLRATFESVAATGDLDRFDFFVLSDSNETDICVAEQQAWLDVCREAKGFGKIFYRRRRRRVKRKSGNLDDFCRRWGGDYKYMVVLDADSVMSGECLTSLVRLMEATPDAGIIQTAPRASGMDTLYARMQQFATRVYGPLFTAGLHFWQLGESHYWGHNAIIRMKPFIEHCALAPLPGKGAFAGAILSHDFVEAALMRRAGWGVWIAYDLPGSYEELPPNLLDELKRDRRWCHGNLMNFRLFLVKGMHPVHRAVFLTGVMSYLSAPLWFFFLVLSTALLAVNTLMEPQYFMEPRQLYPLWPQWHPDKAVALFSTTVVLLFLPKLLSIILIWAKGAKEFGGKFKVTSSMLLEMLFSMLLAPVRMIFHTRFVLAAFLGWAATWNSPQRDDDSTPWSEAVKRHGPQTLLGFFWALLVIWLNPSFLWWLVPIVGSLMLSIPVSVISSRVGLGLKSRDAKLFLIPEEYNPPQALVATDQYTHENRYHALNDGFVRAVVDPQQNALACSLATSRHGQAEPIEWLRVERVRHALKVGPAGLNNHDRLQLLSDPVALGRLHEQVWNEGHAEWLQAWRQSVKADPHAPLLPLKPLSAQPQLA
- a CDS encoding amino acid ABC transporter permease, with the translated sequence MKQKKALWPWHLLTVLVLIGLAGALYYATSLMSYEWRWNRVPQYFAYHAEESQRAADISTVSELVRKGDKADVTLRNDAGDEQHLTVDENSLQVAQGDDVAEGDVVGVTRHWAAGPLLWGLWTTLWLSVVSGVLGLLIGLVTGLCRLSSNPTLRDLSTIYVELVRGTPLLVQIFIFYFFIGTVMNLSREFAGIAALSLFTGAYVAEIIRSGVQSIARGQNEAARSLGLSAGQSMRHVVLPQALKRVLPPLAGQFISLVKDTSLVSVIAITELLKSGREVITTSFSPFEILFCVAGLYLLINLPLSKIASRLERRLAQSD
- a CDS encoding amino acid ABC transporter ATP-binding protein, with translation MIEVRDLVKVFDTRGQVVRAVDNVSTHVARGEVLVVIGPSGSGKSTFLRCLNGLEEFDSGSVSIDGLQLADPKTDVNAYRREVGMVFQHFNLFPHMTVLENLCLAQKVVRKRGKKEREAKALALLEKVGIAQKADEFPSRLSGGQQQRVAIARALAMEPKVMLFDEPTSALDPEMVGEVLDVMKTLAVEGMTMVCVTHEMGFAREVADRVLFFDHGKLLEDAAPAEFFDAPKDPRAQAFLRQVL